A stretch of Macadamia integrifolia cultivar HAES 741 chromosome 7, SCU_Mint_v3, whole genome shotgun sequence DNA encodes these proteins:
- the LOC122083893 gene encoding UPF0481 protein At3g47200-like, with protein MVAVFNRELLSWYLITVKLRETVEANIPKSPGSTSSRDLQGEPSQQQKPQPELEKQEPSFPHLVTVNGGGENLKEEEEEEEEEEGNRNEEPEFVISIREKLEQARQDHDAASWAKLCIYKVPRSIREGHESQKAFVPQTVSLGPYHHGREHLRDMEQHKWRSFHQILRRTHQDANLYLKSIGELEEKARACYEGPIPLTSHEFVEMLVLDGCFVLEFFRGAAQDFKHLGYSRNDPVFAFRGVMHSIQRDMIMLENQIPLFVLDRLLGLQIGEPDQRGLVAKLALRFFDPLTPTDEPLRERDMNKLESSVTHITSTPFDPLSDQTGLHCLDVFRRSLLRKGPTPEPPSASRKWMKWRSQAVRVADKRRQQLIHCVTDLKEAGVQFKKRKTDRFWDIKFENGILWIPRLLIHDGTKSLFLNLIAFEQCHLDCGNEITSYVIFMDNLINSPEDVAYLHYCDIIEHWLGSDAEVAELFNRLCQEVVYEIDKSELSRLSEKVNRYCNYRWNSWRASLAHNYFNNPWAIISVFAAIFLLLLTSAQTFYSVYAYYRP; from the coding sequence ATGGTGGCAGTGTTTAACAGAGAGCTATTAAGTTGGTACCTCATCACTGTTAAACTCAGGGAGACTGTAGAAGCTAACATTCCAAAGTCACCTGGTTCTACCTCATCACGCGACCTGCAAGGCGAACCATCCCAACAGCAAAAGCCACAGCCAGAGTTGGAGAAGCAAGAACCCTCCTTTCCCCATTTGGTAACAGTcaatggtggaggagaaaatctaaaagaagaagaagaagaagaagaagaagaagaagggaatcgGAATGAAGAACCAGAGTTCGTGATCTCCATTAGAGAGAAGCTAGAGCAAGCACGTCAAGACCACGACGCAGCCTCATGGGCCAAGCTCTGTATCTACAAAGTACCAAGAAGCATCCGGGAAGGCCACGAATCCCAAAAGGCCTTCGTTCCCCAAACCGTTTCCTTGGGTCCATACCATCACGGTCGGGAGCACCTCCGAGACATGGAGCAGCACAAATGGCGATCCTTCCACCAGATTCTCAGGCGAACCCACCAGGACGCGAATCTCTACCTCAAGTCCATCGGGGAGCTCGAGGAGAAGGCTCGCGCCTGCTACGAAGGCCCAATCCCTCTCACCAGCCACGAATTCGTGGAGATGTTGGTTCTCGACGGTTGCTTCGTGCTCGAATTCTTCCGCGGCGCCGCCCAAGATTTCAAGCATCTGGGTTATTCACGCAACGATCCGGTCTTCGCATTTCGGGGAGTTATGCATTCAATTCAGCGCGATATGATCATGTTGGAGAAtcaaatccctctttttgtactCGATCGTCTTCTAGGTCTCCAAATTGGTGAGCCTGACCAGAGAGGACTAGTGGCGAAACTCGCCCTCCGATTCTTCGACCCATTAACGCCAACAGACGAGCCGCTAAGGGAGCGCGATATGAACAAATTGGAGTCATCGGTAACTCATATTACCAGTACCCCATTCGATCCCTTGTCCGATCAGACCGGCCTCCACTGCCTGGACGTTTTCCGGCGAAGCCTCTTACGGAAAGGACCCACACCCGAACCACCGTCGGCGTCAAGgaaatggatgaaatggagatcTCAGGCGGTGAGAGTGGCGGACAAGCGGCGGCAGCAACTGATCCACTGCGTAACAGATTTGAAAGAGGCAGGAGTCCAATTCAAAAAGAGGAAGACGGATCGGTTCTGGGATATCAAATTCGAGAATGGGATTTTATGGATACCTAGATTGTTGATCCACGATGGAACCAAATCGCTTTTCCTGAACCTTATAGCATTCGAACAGTGCCACTTGGACTGCGGCAACGAAATCACATCGTACGTGATCTTCATGGACAATCTTATAAACTCGCCGGAGGATGTGGCGTACCTCCATTACTGCGATATCATTGAGCATTGGCTGGGAAGCGATGCAGAGGTGGCGGAGTTGTTCAATAGGTTGTGTCAGGAGGTGGTGTATGAGATTGACAAGAGTGAACTGTCTCGGTTGTCGGAGAAGGTGAACCGATACTGCAACTACAGGTGGAATTCATGGAGGGCAAGCTTGGCGCATAATTACTTTAATAACCCTTGGGCTATCATCTCTGTCTTCGCTGCTATCTTCTTGTTGCTTCTCACTTCAGCACAGACCTTTTACAGCGTTTATGCATACTACAGGCCCTGA